In Paralichthys olivaceus isolate ysfri-2021 chromosome 13, ASM2471397v2, whole genome shotgun sequence, the following are encoded in one genomic region:
- the bola1 gene encoding bolA-like protein 1 — protein MLPSVLRCARSASTSLALNRPLAHFRPHMDPDPSRPVERSIRTKLTNAIKLDHLEVHNESHMHAVPPGSESHFRVLVVSSQFDGLPLIKRHRMVNEALKEELSSCVHALAIQAKTPEQWGSNPTLAKSPPCMGGSRGDHTVEEKLKAGRE, from the coding sequence ATGCTGCCCAGTGTCCTCCGCTGTGCTCGCTCTGCCTCCACCAGTCTCGCCTTAAACCGGCCTCTGGCCCACTTCAGACCACACATGGACCCGGACCCAAGCCGGCCCGTTGAGAGGTCTATCAGAACCAAACTGACCAACGCAATAAAGCTGGACCACTTAGAAGTCCACAATGAAAGCCACATGCACGCCGTTCCTCCCGGCTCTGAATCCCACTTCCGTGTCCTGGTTGTTAGCTCCCAGTTCGATGGTCTTCCACTGATAAAGCGCCACCGTATGGTTAACGAGGCCCTAAAGGAGGAGTTGAGTAGCTGTGTTCATGCACTGGCTATACAGGCAAAGACTCCTGAGCAGTGGGGAAGTAACCCCACCCTGGCAAAGAGTCCGCCCTGCATGGGGGGATCGAGGGGAGATCACACGGTGGAGGAGAAGTTGAAGGCTGGACGAGAATGA